A window of the Henckelia pumila isolate YLH828 chromosome 3, ASM3356847v2, whole genome shotgun sequence genome harbors these coding sequences:
- the LOC140890107 gene encoding uncharacterized protein — MAVNAILSLRQLGTPDLNQQPLCITFPTLEANAIFELKSKLIHLLPSFHGLAGENPHKHLMEFHVVCTSIKPHGVTKEQIQLRAFPFSLKSAAKIMVDAASGGVFVDKTPREARNLIENMAANSQQFGTNRSDPAPKKNNETAKACGICAAMGHATDMCPTLQEESVEQVNATDGFPGPPQRKYDPYSNTYNPGSKDHPNLSYENPPTNQPDLRHNRIIKPTCHRILHNSSALKFQRQLEQLATTINKLEAQHSNALPSQIVPNPRENASAIILRNGMEFKVKEKVIDVSSKKKQSEELKMDDKEATQGEAQKDFIKQVPRYAKFLKKLCTAKRKQTLKGCQKIELGENVSAVIQRKLPAKFKDPVEEIVTILNRAPELPQSDNLSYISLPIPNTRRLLSVLQAPIIELKTLPKHLKHVFLREGEILSVIISRSLEVEQEEQLVKVLKEHKTAI, encoded by the exons atggctgtcAACGCAATTCTGAGCCTGAGACAACTGGGCACCCCTGATCTAAATCAGcagcctttatgcattacttttcctactctaGAAGCTAATGCTATATTTGAGTTAAAATCCAAACTAATTCACTTAttgccttcttttcatggtcttgctgGTGAGAATCCTCAcaagcacttgatggaattccatgtggtatGCACGAGCATAAAACCCCATGGAGTAACAAAGGAGCAGATCCAACTGAGagcttttcctttttctttgaagagtgctgcaaa GATCATGGTAGAtgcagccagtggaggagtttttgtggacaaaactccaCGAGAGGCAAGAAATTTAAtcgagaatatggctgccaattctcagcaatttggcaccaacagaagtGATCCTGCACCCAAAAAGAAtaatgag actgcaaaggcatgtggaatTTGCGCTGCAATgggacatgcaactgacatgtgtcccactctTCAAGAGGAATCGGTCGAACAAGTGAATGCTACTgacggatttcctggaccaccacaacgAAAGTATGATCcgtattccaacacatacaatccaggttcaaaggatcatccaaatcttagTTACGAAAACCCTCCGACGAATCAACCTGACCTCAGGCACAACCGCATAATCAAGCCTACATGCCACCGTATCCTCCACAACAGCAGCGCCCTCAAATTTCAAcgccag TTGGAACAGCTCGCCACTACAATCAACAAGTTGGAAGCCCAACATTCCAACGCTTTACCATCTCAAATAGTTCCGAACCCAAGGGAGAATGCAAGTGCAATTATTCTAAGGAATGGGATGGAGTTTAAAGTCAAGGAGAAGGTAATAGATGTTTCATCCAAGAAGAAACAGAGTGAAGAGCTGAAAATGGATGATAAAGAAGCAACTCAGGGAGAAGCGCAAAAAG attttattaagcaggtacctcgctATGCGAAGTTTTTGAAGAAATTGTGCACTGCGAAAAGGAAACAGACGTTGAAGGGATGTCAGAAGATAGAGTTGGGAGAAAatgtatctgctgtgatccaaagGAAATTGCCTGCAAAattcaaggatccag TGGAAGAGATTGTGACAATTCTGAACCGTGCCCCTGAGCTACCTCAATCAGATAATCTTTCATATATCTCTTTACCAATACCTAATACTCGGCGTCTTctatctgttttgcaggcaccaatCATTGAGCTAAAAACATTGCCCAAACACCTCAAACATGTTTTCCTAAGAGAAGGAGAAATATTGTCAGTTATCATCTCTAGAAGTTTGGAAGTCGAACAAGAGGAGCAACTCGTCAAGGTTTTAaaggagcacaagactgctatatGA